In Cyprinus carpio isolate SPL01 chromosome A1, ASM1834038v1, whole genome shotgun sequence, the following proteins share a genomic window:
- the LOC109053612 gene encoding lecithin retinol acyltransferase-like, translating into MLDSLTFLFEKFFLFSNLNLFKSLWQEDPVRCPVLRRGDLLEVQRTLFVHYGICLGENRVAHLMPDIMPVLTSDKQLIKPVVTNKRLILGCIYRHASIRVDSVEDFAYGAQILVNDMDKKVKCHALASEEVARRAEKLVGDFPYSLLWNNCEHFVTYCRYGTAVSQQTEKFCDCLKSIIRDQRSVALTVGIGVMYSLCFGLAPSTTLPTILIPFILWMAG; encoded by the exons ATGCTAGACTCGCTGACGTTTCTATTTGAGAAATTCTTTCTTTTCTCAAACTTGAATCTGTTTAAAAGTCTGTGGCAGGAGGATCCGGTGAGATGCCCGGTGCTCAGGAGAGGAGACCTGCTGGAGGTGCAGCGCACTCTCTTCGTTCATTACGGCATCTGTCTGGGCGAGAACAGGGTGGCGCACCTGATGCCTGACATCATGCCCGTGCTGACCAGCGACAAGCAGCTCATTAAACCAGTCGTCACTAACAAAAGACTCATTTTAGGATGCATTTACAGACACGCGAGCATACGCGTGGACTCGGTCGAAGACTTCGCGTATGGTGCTCAGATTCTGGTGAACGACATGGACAAGAAAGTCAAGTGTCACGCGCTGGCGAGCGAAGAAGTGGCGAGGAGAGCAGAGAAACTGGTTGGCGACTTTCCCTACAGTTTACTATGGAATAACTGCGAACATTTCGTGACGTATTGCAGGTACGGAACAGCAGTGAGCCAGCAGACAGAGAAG TTCTGTGACTGTCTGAAATCCATCATTCGGGACCAGAGAAGTGTGGCCTTAACTGTTGGGATAGGAGTGATGTACAGCCTGTGCTTCGGTCTGGCGCCCTCGactacattacccacaatccttATCCCCTTCATTCTGTGGATGGCTGGCTGA
- the LOC109083472 gene encoding neuropeptide Y receptor type 2-like — MDIRTEMNISEDEIQSTNCSSPATNQIEGVLLDGLEDSTKLVGVQVILILAYSAIIIFGVTGNSLVIYVVYKFRNLHTVTNYFIVNLAVADLLVNTLCLPFTLMYTLYGEWKFGQVMCYLLPYAQGLAVHVSTITLNVIALDRYRSIVYHMETKMSKDMCVVVIVITWVASAILASPLAIFREYVTFDLSPERTIQGCAEKWPGSSADGTVYSIAMFFLQYGLPLSIISFAYTRIWNKLRNHVSPGGGRSDRHQRRQKTTKMLVAVVVVFTVSWLPFHAFQLAVDIDSSVLEMKDYRLLYTAFHVVAMCSTFANPILYGWMNSNYRRSFLAVFKCGRLSNGMRRVCSSETVSQKCTRNKQNTISVAFTQENTLL, encoded by the coding sequence ATGGATATAAGAACCGAAATGAACATATCTGAAGACGAAATTCAGTCCACAAACTGTTCCTCACCAGCCACTAACCAAATCGAGGGCGTCTTACTAGACGGTCTGGAAGACAGTACAAAACTGGTGGGTGTTCAAGTCATCTTGATTTTGGCTTACAGCGCCATCATCATCTTTGGCGTGACCGGGAACTCCTTGGTCATATATGTTGTGTACAAGTTTAGAAATTTACACACGGTGACTAACTATTTCATTGTCAACCTGGCTGTAGCAGACTTGTTGGTCAACACACTGTGTTTGCCTTTTACTTTGATGTACACGCTCTATGGAGAATGGAAATTCGGACAGGTGATGTGTTACCTGTTGCCATACGCGCAAGGCTTAGCCGTCCACGTTTCGACCATCACACTCAACGTTATCGCGCTGGACAGATACCGTAGCATTGTCTACCACATGGAAACCAAGATGTCAAAAGACATGTGCGTGGTCGTCATTGTGATCACATGGGTGGCAAGCGCGATCCTCGCCAGTCCTCTAGCTATCTTCCGCGAATACGTGACTTTTGACCTATCGCCTGAGCGGACGATTCAGGGCTGTGCCGAGAAGTGGCCTGGAAGTAGTGCGGATGGCACCGTTTACAGCATCGCCATGTTTTTTCTGCAGTACGGCCTGCCGTTGTCGATCATTTCATTTGCGTACACTCGGATCTGGAACAAGCTACGGAATCACGTCAGCCCCGGCGGCGGCCGCAGCGACCGCCATCAGCGCCGACAGAAGACGACAAAGATGCTGGTGGCTGTAGTTGTGGTCTTCACCGTTAGCTGGCTGCCCTTTCACGCCTTTCAGCTTGCTGTGGATATTGACAGCAGCGTATTAGAAATGAAAGACTACAGACTGCTCTACACGGCGTTCCACGTTGTGGCCATGTGCTCCACGTTTGCCAATCCCATCCTGTACGGCTGGATGAACAGCAACTATAGAAGATCTTTTCTGGCCGTGTTCAAGTGTGGAAGGTTAAGTAATGGAATGAGAAGGGTTTGTAGCAGTGAGACAGTGAGCCAGAAATGCACGCGCAATAAGCAAAATACAATCAGTGTGGCCTTCACACAAGAAAACACTCTGCTGTGA